One segment of Thermoanaerobacter kivui DNA contains the following:
- a CDS encoding glycosyltransferase family 4 protein, with translation MMSVLGRNVAFLSTYPPRECGIATFTQDLVNEIKKIKLINFTGVIAINDNKTYEYDSDVKYQLQQFVREDYVRLARELNESDIDLLIIEHEYGIFGGESGEYLLDLVDNLNIPFVVTVHTVLSNPNEKQLLILRELGEKSVRVVTMAKNTIPLLEEIYHIPSSKITVIPHGVPNLPVLPKETLKEKYGFKGRRIISTFGLINPGKGIEYGIEAISIVAQKYKEVLYLILGQTHPNIKREFGEEYREKLQKLVQDLGVQDNVRFVDKYLTKKEILEYLKMSDIYMTPYLNKEQAVSGTLAYAAGLGKVIISTPYMYAEEILAEGRGLLANFRDAKSLARHIEYVFKNPEKRLQIESEIKRLGRSMMWDNVAYRYVIMILSVLDIKAREEVVI, from the coding sequence ATAATGAGCGTATTGGGGAGAAATGTAGCATTTTTGAGCACTTATCCACCAAGAGAATGTGGCATTGCTACTTTTACTCAAGATTTAGTTAATGAAATAAAAAAGATAAAACTTATTAATTTTACAGGAGTAATTGCAATAAACGATAATAAAACTTACGAATACGATAGTGATGTTAAATATCAGTTACAACAATTTGTAAGAGAAGATTATGTAAGATTAGCCCGTGAATTAAATGAATCTGACATAGATTTGCTCATTATAGAACATGAATATGGGATATTTGGAGGAGAAAGTGGAGAGTACTTATTAGACTTAGTTGACAATTTGAACATACCTTTTGTTGTGACGGTTCATACGGTGTTATCAAATCCAAACGAAAAACAGCTTTTAATACTTAGAGAACTAGGGGAAAAAAGTGTTAGAGTAGTAACAATGGCTAAAAATACAATACCACTTCTTGAAGAAATATACCACATACCTTCCAGTAAAATCACTGTTATCCCTCATGGAGTTCCCAATCTTCCGGTATTACCCAAGGAAACTTTAAAAGAGAAATATGGCTTTAAAGGCAGAAGAATAATAAGCACTTTTGGTCTTATAAATCCTGGTAAAGGAATAGAGTACGGTATAGAAGCAATAAGTATTGTAGCTCAAAAATACAAAGAGGTACTATATCTAATTTTAGGCCAAACCCATCCAAACATAAAGAGAGAATTTGGAGAAGAATACAGGGAAAAACTTCAAAAATTAGTACAAGACCTTGGAGTACAAGACAATGTAAGATTTGTGGATAAATATCTTACTAAAAAAGAGATTTTGGAGTATTTGAAGATGTCAGATATATATATGACGCCATATTTAAACAAAGAACAAGCTGTCAGCGGTACACTGGCATATGCAGCAGGCTTAGGAAAAGTAATTATTTCAACTCCATATATGTATGCTGAAGAAATTTTGGCAGAAGGAAGAGGCTTGCTTGCAAATTTCCGTGATGCAAAGTCTTTAGCTAGACATATTGAGTATGTATTTAAAAACCCTGAGAAAAGGCTACAGATAGAGTCAGAAATTAAAAGATTAGGCAGGTCAATGATGTGGGATAACGTGGCATATAGATATGTCATAATGATTTTATCTGTATTGGACATTAAAGCAAGGGAGGAAGTTGTAATATAG
- a CDS encoding beta-L-arabinofuranosidase domain-containing protein: MEGAIEFHHLFRLTDDTGILQHSLYSIPDLTKGYTTDDNSRALIAASMLYEVYKDKKYLDLLKRYLSFLIYAQNSKGYFRNFMNYNREFIEEVGSEDCFGRTLWALGYLLNTNLSNGYQSVAVTLIKKALPNVVNLNFLRGNAYSSIGLSLLYTSDVTEFNKEKIKNLITSISKKIVQKYRENKNGEWKWFENIMTYSNAVLPWALLRSYIITKDEEVLDVAMESMEFLEKVTFRNGYFKPVGCKGWYKKGDEKPAEFDEQPVEACETALMYTEAYKIFKEEKYREKTIKCYKWFLGENSKNVSLIDEETGGCYDGITKEGVNLNEGAESLISLIITDMVVNHTETVFK, from the coding sequence ATGGAAGGAGCAATTGAATTTCACCATCTTTTCAGGCTAACGGATGATACAGGCATTTTACAGCATTCCCTTTACTCTATTCCTGATTTGACAAAGGGTTATACTACGGATGACAATTCAAGGGCACTTATTGCTGCTTCAATGTTATATGAAGTTTACAAAGATAAAAAATACCTTGACCTTTTAAAAAGATACCTTTCTTTCTTGATTTATGCCCAGAATAGCAAAGGATATTTTAGAAATTTTATGAACTACAATAGAGAATTTATTGAAGAAGTTGGCTCAGAAGATTGTTTTGGCAGAACTTTATGGGCATTAGGATATTTATTAAATACTAATTTGTCTAATGGTTATCAAAGTGTTGCAGTGACATTAATCAAAAAAGCTTTGCCAAATGTAGTAAATTTAAATTTTCTTCGCGGTAATGCTTATTCGTCAATAGGATTAAGTCTTTTATACACTTCTGATGTTACCGAATTTAACAAAGAGAAGATAAAAAATTTGATAACTTCTATTTCAAAAAAAATAGTTCAAAAATATAGGGAAAACAAAAATGGAGAGTGGAAATGGTTTGAAAATATAATGACTTACAGCAATGCCGTACTTCCTTGGGCTCTTCTTAGGTCATACATTATTACAAAAGATGAAGAAGTTTTAGACGTTGCAATGGAAAGCATGGAGTTTTTAGAGAAAGTAACTTTTAGAAATGGCTATTTTAAGCCGGTAGGCTGTAAAGGATGGTATAAAAAAGGAGATGAAAAGCCTGCAGAATTTGATGAACAACCGGTAGAGGCGTGTGAAACTGCTCTTATGTACACAGAAGCTTATAAAATTTTTAAAGAAGAAAAGTACAGAGAAAAAACTATAAAATGTTACAAATGGTTTTTGGGAGAAAATTCAAAGAATGTAAGCTTAATAGATGAGGAGACAGGGGGTTGTTACGACGGTATAACTAAAGAGGGAGTAAATTTAAATGAAGGAGCAGAAAGCTTGATTTCACTGATTATAACTGACATGGTGGTGAATCACACAGAAACTGTATTTAAGTAG
- a CDS encoding TetR/AcrR family transcriptional regulator, giving the protein MNKTKEKIFKAAIKTFSKSGFYKTTMEEIAENAGVAKGTLYYHFKSKDDILEFLIDEGIKILKQEVFEEISKLNDAIEKLRKIIFVQSNFLYKNHDFIIVLLSQIWGHGEIPNKFREKLYSYLKIIEEVIKEGKEQHLIVDCDEKVIAAVFFGMISSILAFKLREDKENFDPCYIADSVLNFALKGLQYVK; this is encoded by the coding sequence ATGAATAAGACAAAAGAAAAGATTTTTAAAGCGGCGATAAAGACCTTTTCAAAAAGTGGATTTTACAAAACCACAATGGAAGAAATAGCGGAAAATGCTGGAGTAGCAAAAGGGACCTTGTATTATCATTTTAAGAGTAAAGATGATATATTAGAATTTTTGATTGATGAGGGGATAAAAATTTTAAAGCAGGAAGTTTTTGAAGAAATAAGCAAATTAAATGATGCAATTGAAAAGCTTCGGAAAATTATATTTGTACAGTCGAATTTTTTGTACAAAAATCACGACTTTATCATAGTGTTATTAAGCCAAATATGGGGTCATGGAGAGATACCTAATAAGTTTAGAGAGAAATTATACAGTTATCTCAAAATAATAGAAGAGGTAATTAAAGAAGGTAAAGAACAACATCTCATAGTTGACTGTGATGAAAAAGTTATAGCTGCTGTTTTTTTTGGCATGATAAGTTCAATCTTAGCGTTTAAACTAAGAGAAGATAAAGAAAATTTTGATCCATGTTATATAGCAGATAGCGTATTGAATTTTGCCCTAAAAGGTCTCCAATATGTCAAATAA
- a CDS encoding YhgE/Pip domain-containing protein: MKAFKVAANEIEKIIKNRFRRVAVIVLAFMPLLYSFLYLYAFWDPYSKLDKLPVAVVNEDKGGIYEGKSQNFGNEIVQKLKDNKEFKWDFVDYKKGIDGLKGNKYYFMIRIPEDFTKNIISVNSSTPKKAIIEYITNDKKNFLATQIGNKAIENIQIEIASSIRKGYIDSIFKSVDELGSGLKEASEAENKLATGTLELYNGAQKLNSSMNTALDVSKQIKDGALSLNNGISQALNGSTALYNGTNLLSQKFSDASNTEALLNGMNSLQNGITGINQGLNDASNSAIKLKDGINSLVNGYNQVGQNVSSFASSVSQLGNGLSQISTALDGAQAALKDYIAKHPEASSDPELQKALIAIAQSNAGINSMSQNLNSGLTQVQKLNTVLAQLQQASNTINNGMDSLASGLSYMCQASSQLVDGSNKLYSGVAQLSVGINTAGEKLKEISNGLYSLNNGIKSLSDGSSKLYNGANSLYNGMALLKDGTRQFADGAKSLYDNQRILARKLSDAAEKIDSSGITTAKKDMINEPIILDTRRLYPVKNYGIGFAPYFIPLSLWVGSLILFFLIDIFDKEKYEGMNNVSIQLGKFMSLALVGILQSVVSSFVLVEGLKLDVHNLFYYYLINAVMSLTFIAIIQLFVMLFGIAGKFFAVVLLMLQLTSSGGTFPMELLPKFFNVINPYLPMTYGVAGLREAISGNSIGVILHNISMIAGFGVLFLLFIILLAEKADKIEITQRLKQI; encoded by the coding sequence TTGAAAGCATTTAAGGTTGCAGCAAATGAAATAGAAAAGATAATCAAAAACAGGTTTAGAAGGGTTGCTGTTATTGTACTCGCTTTTATGCCTTTACTTTACAGCTTTTTATACTTATACGCTTTTTGGGACCCTTATTCTAAGTTAGATAAACTCCCTGTTGCAGTTGTCAATGAAGACAAAGGCGGAATATACGAAGGAAAATCGCAAAACTTTGGTAATGAAATTGTTCAAAAGCTAAAAGATAATAAAGAGTTTAAATGGGATTTTGTAGATTACAAAAAAGGTATTGATGGACTTAAAGGAAACAAGTATTACTTTATGATTAGGATTCCAGAAGATTTCACCAAAAATATCATAAGCGTTAATTCAAGTACGCCCAAAAAAGCTATTATTGAGTATATAACTAATGACAAGAAAAATTTTCTTGCAACGCAAATTGGCAACAAAGCTATAGAAAATATTCAAATAGAAATAGCAAGTTCTATAAGAAAGGGGTATATTGATTCTATCTTTAAAAGTGTTGATGAATTAGGCAGTGGTTTAAAAGAAGCCTCAGAGGCAGAGAATAAACTCGCAACAGGTACCTTAGAGTTGTATAATGGTGCACAAAAATTAAATAGTAGTATGAATACAGCTTTAGATGTAAGCAAACAAATAAAAGATGGTGCTTTAAGCTTAAATAATGGTATCAGTCAAGCGTTAAATGGTTCTACAGCTTTATACAATGGAACAAATCTCCTTTCACAAAAATTTTCTGATGCAAGCAATACAGAAGCCTTATTAAATGGAATGAATTCATTACAAAATGGAATAACAGGAATTAATCAAGGATTAAATGATGCTTCTAATAGTGCCATTAAACTAAAAGATGGAATCAATTCTCTTGTCAATGGATACAATCAAGTAGGGCAAAATGTTTCTTCTTTTGCTAGCAGTGTTTCACAACTGGGAAATGGCTTGAGCCAAATTTCTACGGCTTTAGATGGGGCGCAGGCTGCGTTAAAAGATTATATCGCAAAACATCCTGAAGCAAGTAGCGACCCTGAACTACAAAAAGCACTTATTGCGATTGCACAATCTAATGCAGGGATTAATAGCATGAGTCAAAACTTAAATAGCGGTTTGACCCAAGTTCAGAAATTGAACACTGTTCTCGCACAATTGCAGCAGGCTTCCAATACAATTAATAATGGTATGGATTCTTTAGCATCAGGTCTTTCTTATATGTGTCAAGCGTCAAGCCAACTTGTAGACGGTTCAAATAAATTGTACAGTGGCGTAGCACAGCTTAGTGTAGGCATAAATACAGCAGGAGAAAAATTAAAAGAAATTTCAAATGGCTTATACAGTCTCAATAATGGGATAAAAAGTTTAAGTGATGGATCCTCAAAATTATATAATGGTGCTAATTCTCTATATAATGGTATGGCACTTCTTAAAGATGGAACTAGGCAATTTGCAGATGGAGCAAAAAGTTTATATGATAATCAGAGGATTTTAGCACGAAAATTAAGTGATGCAGCTGAGAAAATAGATTCATCAGGAATTACAACGGCTAAAAAGGATATGATTAATGAACCTATAATACTTGATACTAGAAGGCTTTATCCTGTTAAAAATTATGGAATTGGTTTTGCACCATATTTTATACCTCTATCCTTGTGGGTAGGCTCATTAATACTTTTCTTCTTGATAGATATTTTTGATAAAGAAAAATACGAAGGAATGAACAATGTCTCTATACAATTAGGAAAATTTATGTCTTTAGCATTAGTAGGCATATTGCAATCTGTGGTATCAAGTTTTGTGCTTGTAGAAGGACTAAAATTAGATGTGCATAATTTATTCTACTATTACCTGATAAATGCTGTGATGTCTCTTACCTTTATCGCTATAATTCAGCTTTTTGTGATGCTCTTTGGCATTGCAGGTAAATTCTTTGCAGTAGTATTATTAATGCTTCAACTTACCTCCTCAGGAGGAACTTTCCCGATGGAGTTACTTCCCAAATTTTTCAACGTAATAAATCCTTATTTACCTATGACTTATGGGGTCGCAGGACTTAGGGAAGCGATATCTGGTAATAGTATTGGCGTGATATTGCACAATATTTCTATGATTGCAGGATTTGGAGTTTTATTCTTGTTATTTATAATACTTCTTGCGGAAAAAGCAGATAAGATAGAGATAACACAAAGACTAAAACAGATATAA